The nucleotide sequence ACTTATGGCTTAGTTACATCCTACCAATAAACCACGTGCTTCACTAATGAAGTAGCTTGGAAATTTGGCTGTCtttgttagggaaaaaaaaattaacccttTTAGTAACACTAACTTAGCAAGGTTACAAATCAGCTTGAACTGAAATTCAAGCCAATTCATTTTGAAATTTGaaacaaatgtaaatatatCCCTTCAACCATGAAACAGTCAAATTTCTGAATGAAATTTAGCACATACGGAAACAGTTCTTCAGTAAGTTTTACAATGGGACAGTTAAAtattggggagaaaaaaaaagtttttgttttttttttagttttgtttatgCACACGTATGTGCACATGCACAGAGGCATAACAGTCCTCTAACAattaaaaattcttcaaaaCCCAAAGTATCAAATTCATTCTGCAAACACATGGTTAAGCCCCATGTAAATGGTAGAGGTCAAggttttttgttagtttgttcctgtttttggtgtttggtttgagtttttttgttttttttttttgttccccccATAATGTTaactaaattaaattagaatgaaacaacaacaacaataaaaaataccccaaaaacaaacaaaaaaaaaaaccaaaaaacaacccacaacaCAGTGGCACTTTTAATACTGGTTGATCGGGCACTTGTATGCAGTACTTATAGACCAGTAAAAGTGCTCGTTTACCTGTCTGGTGTGTAAGGGGCCCTTTGTCTTGAAGCCTCCTTGGGAACTGCACTCTGAGGCACTGAAGTGATCTGAACTAGTGGAAGAGCGTTTGGAAAGGGTGTCACAACCACCAACAAAGGTGTTGTCCAACGGGAGTTCCTGAATCACATGGTGCTTTTTCACTGAAACTGGAGTGTCAGGTTTGAGATGAAAAGCAGACTGTGGAGAGGCAGATTTGTAATGCTTGGCAAGATCAGGACTGTTAGGCTTAAAGGTTGATGGTGGTGCTGTGCCCCAATCAAATCTTCCTATACTttgctcctccagctctgctggaaggCTTATTGTCCCGTTGATAGGTTCATGAACTGCATCATCAGGTTTGGACTCCTCAATGGTCACAAAATTCAAAAGAGAGCTCTTTGgagatttccttttcttccttttctttttcttgttttgcttgttttcctgaTTGGGAGACATCCACTCAGCACCTTGCTTGCTCCTCTGGGCAGCTTTGAATCTGGAGGCATGCCGACAGCGAACAAGAACTGTGACAAATATCACCACTATTACAACCATGGCACCTGCCACAATAGCGATCATGATCGTGAGATAGTCCTCATTTTGGTAGGGTTGGCTACTGTCCCCTATGTTCCGATCCAAAGGTGTTTCCATAGTCCTGCGTATCAAGTCATAAATATAGGAGGCATTTCCAGCAGTATcatttacatataaaaatacaagCACAAGAGTATGCAGAGACTTGGGATAACCTAAATCACTTATGTTGACAACTAAGCGATGCAGCCCCACATCATTAATAGTTGGTTTTTCTTCCAGAGTGATATTACCTGTCACTGGATCAATCCGAAACAAACCCTTGTTATTGCCGCTCACAATTGTGTACTTCAGCTCAGCGTTCATGCCAGTGTCTATATCCACAGCAAAGACTTCAGCTACCACCGATCCTGGAATTGCTGAGAGTGGCACTAGCTTAAAAGAAGTATTAGAAGGTGGGTAGATGACAACAGGACTGTTATCATTAACATCCATCACGTTTATTGTCACTTTTGCTGTAGAAGAGCGAGGAGGTTGCCCTCCATCCACTGCCTTAACATCAAAGGTGTAAGAGCTCTGCTGTTCTCGATCAAAAGAAACGTTGGACTTTATAACTCCAGAGTAGGGATCCAGCACAAAGTTTTCATTGTCATTCAAGATGGAAAGGGTCACTGCTTTATTTTCCCCGGCATCTGCGTCGGTCACTGTGATCACCCCCACCGTGCTGTACTTTGGTAAGTTCTCTGATACGAAAAACTGGAAATGATTATGAGTAAATTTGGGACTGTTGTCATTTTCGTCTAACACAGTAACAATTACAGCTGCTTGACTCTGCAAAGGAGGGGTGCCATTGTCTCGGGCTGTAACAGTGAAAATGAAGCgttcctgctcttctctgtcAAAAACTCTGGAGGCTGTCAAAACTCCTGTCTTTCGATCCAGATCAAAAAAGGAGGCATTAGGACCAAGCTGATAAACAATGTCTGCATTTTTCCCACTGTCTTCATCTGTGGCACTAATAGTTGTTAAGTATAGACCACGCCGGTTGTTTTCAGAAACTGACAGCTCAATTACAGGCTGGCTGAAAATCGGAGGGTTGTCATTTTCATCCTCCAGCTTAACTCTTACCAGGGCAGTCTGGTTCAAACTGGGCTTGCCGGAATCAGAAGCCACAATTTTAAAGCTGAATTCTTTGGTGCCCTCATAGTCCAACAGGGAAGAGGTCTCTAACAAATACTGGTTGTCGTAAACTGCTTTCAAGTGGAAGGGGACCTCTCTCTCAATGAAACAGATCACTTTGCCATTCACATCAGTGTCCTTATCTGAAACCGTAATTAGGGCAATCTTTGTATTGATGGGATCTTTCTCAGATAAGTACACTGTGCCATTGATGGGACTTATTATGTACCTGAGGTCTATGTTAGGAGGGTTATCATTTACATCAGTGACATTGATGGTGACAGTTGCCCGGGCTGGTGTAGAGCTACCATCACTAGCCAGCACTGTCACTTTGTGAATAGCAGTCTCTTCTCGATCTAAGGACCTCTGAACTGTAATCAGCCCTGTGGTGttgtttaaagcaaaaaatcttTTGGTTGCAGGGGCGACTTGGGCACCAAAAATATATCTGATTTCTGCATTGCTTCCTATATCAGCATCTGTAGCATGAAGCTGAATTACAGAGGTGCCTACAGGGGCATTCTCTGGTATATGGACCTCTACTTGACTCTCTTTAAAGACTGGCCTGTTATCATTGACATCACTTACTGTGACTTGCAGGATAGCTGTGCTGGATTTCTGGGGGGTACCTCCATCCTCCACTTTGATTTTCATCACGTAGGTGTCCTTTTGCTCTCTGTCCAAGTTCTGCTGCACAATCAGCTGAGGCCATTTCTCTCCTTCTGGAGTTTCTACAATATCCAGTCCAAAGACACTCTGCCCATTTAACAACTCATAGTGCTGCACACCATTGAAACCTGTGTCAGGATCTGTTGCTGATGGGATTGGAAAGCGACTGTTGATCAGAGTGTTTTCTGGGATGGAGATATTGATGACAGGGGATGGAAACATAGGCGCATTGTCATTAGTATCCTTTacaatgatttttattttgataagCCTAAAAAAGTCATTGGGGAGAATCACCACTTCAAGTTCAAAGAAAcactcattttcttctgcatagGAAGCTCCAGCACATAGTTTTTCTCTGTCTATTCTGTTAGATGTTGTAAAGATTTCCCCCGTGTTACTGGACACTTTGACCAGAGGTGCATCCCCTGCTTTAGACACCAGTCTGTAGACAAGGCTGGCACTGGTCCCTGTGGCAGCATTGATATGAGAAATGTTCAGGTCCTTTGGTATGTTCCCTATGGGCACGTTTTCAGGCAGCTCCTCTCTAATAGTGTAAATAAGTTCTTGAGCTATAGCAGAATCCAGCCTTAAACAGGCAATCAAAGCAGCCAACAGGTAAAAATCCCTCAGGTCCATGATaatgtttttattctcttttcacGGATTTTAGGACTTAAAGGTTTCCAGAGAGGAATGATGCGCGATTTGCAAGAGGAGGCATGCATGGACTGCAGGATGCATTACATCTCATTTCTTATTTGGAGACATCACTGTCAACACAACCACACAGAACAGCATTATTGTTTTTTAAGGCATGATAAATCCACAATCTCCAACTACAACTTGTTTTTGCAATGCACGCTTCCAGCAGTACGTTTTCCTACTGCTCCCTTTTTACAAGCGAGCCCTCCGGACAAATGCACCAATATCCCATCGGCTGCATTTGCTCAGAGCATGAATGAAAAGAACTACTCGCAGGATTAAAGGTAGCTACTGTTTCTACATGTactttctgaataatttcttgGTACACTGTGTAATCTGTAACGTGCATTCCCCCTCTACCCTCCTCCACCCAGTCATTTGGTGCAAGTAAAAAACCTTCCCTGACTACTTCTGGATTCTAACTGCTATGTCAGCTGCCAAATGTAATTTGCTGTTTGCTTCCATATGTGGTTTTTAGCTCTTGCTAACCAGATTTTTCTCTGCTCGCTGTGCCTTGCATGCCCCTCTGTAGCTATCGTACTGGGAAATAACCACCCggacatgctgctgctgcagcagtcgTCACTGGCTACTTCACATCCCTGTTAACTGATGAGACAATAACAGGACTTACAGTTTCTTACACTCTCAGCTCAATGTTTCTTCTCCAGATGTTGGATACTTCTCCTTCTGTTTAATAACCTAAaactttatttgttttttaaacacagtCTAAATCAGGATGCTGGAAATTCCAAATGTAACTTAGAAGCAGAGAGCATGTTTACAGATGGGGGGAAATATACATTTTCTGATGACATGAGGAGGATAAAAAGATGCAGCCTTTCCCCGTTGACACTGATCTTCCTTCAGGATGACATTAGCAGGTGCCACATATAAATACTGCAGACTAACAATGCAGgtggaaggggggaaaaaaaaaaagggaagcgACTGACAGACTTCTGTTTGCATGCACTGCTAACCGCGAATTATCGGGGTGCAAGGCTGCCAGCAACTACAGTTTGACGGAACTAGGCAGCCCTAAGCACTAATCTTATCTGCATTAAGCTGCACGGTAACTGATGCCCGTGATTACTTCCAGCAGAGTAATGCAGGTAGGGATGCAGAGACAGCGAGTAGGTGAGCCTTTCCCACCAATATCAACTGAATCCCAAACACTGATTCTTTCCCTAGATAAATACACTGcgtgttggcttttttttttttttttctttaaaggaaatgCATCCCAGTGTAAGGGTAACTTTGCACTTACGTTAGTTGTCTACCTTTGACGATCTGCTGCAGCTAAGCAATGATCTGTTCCAGCAGATACAGCACAATGCATCTGGTAAACCACCAGTTTTGGAGAAATCAGCAGCAGCCAAACGCTTCCTCCTCGAGATATGTGTTGCTTCGGGGTGGCAAATTAGCAACTCCAAGGAACAAATTCACAGTTCCGTCGTTAGTCATCCTCTCCACGTTTCATTCCGATGAAGCGGCGATCCTCTGGGTGCCTAACGTGCACGCAACAACGCAAAcaaacagcaagagaaaaaaatccgGTGCACTTCTTAGAGCGGGGGTATTTTCCACTCTGCACTGCACACCATTCCCGTCCCTCTCTCggcagagcagaggcagctaCATGAAGTCTGCAACTTCTGACTGGAAATGGCAAGAGTTGGTCTGGCGGTGCTTCTCCCTCTAGCTCTGGGGTGACAGTtgcccaaaaaagaaaaaaaaaggaaaaaaaaaaaaggaaaaatcctaaTAGGTTATTGCTTTAGTGACGGGAGGAAGCGGCGGcgcttccctccctccctccctccctcccagcctctcTCCCTCACATACGatctctccttctccctctctctctctgaacTGAAATTCTTGATATAACTCTCAATAAGCCCAGAGGGAGGGTGGGAGCGGTGCGAGGCCACCCCTCCCGCCGCACCGCATTGGCCCGCTCCGGCGGGGGCGGTGGCTGGCGGAGCGCGGCCGCGGCATTGGCCGCCGGGCACGTCGctccccggcccggccgggcgGAGGGGGCTGCGCGCCGCGCGGAGAGCAGCGGCGGGGGCGAGGGGGCCGCGGGGGCGCTGCCGCGTTCCGCCGGAGGAGCGCGGCGGAGACACGAGGGCACGGCCCGGGCGCCGCGGCCACCCGGAGGGCGGGCGGAGGGGGCGGAAAGCAGCGTCGGGTTTGCGTGTAGCGGAGGGGTAATCTGCAAATGCGGGCTTGGAATGCGTTTGGGTTGGTGGTGTGGTTTGAGGCTTTGGCGGGGGGCCGGGGATGCCTCAGTGCGTGCTCGGTGTGGCAGGCGcggggcagcgcggccgcccGTGGTGCGAGTCGGGCCcggcgcggagcggagcggagcgggggcCGTGGGGCCGCCACCCGGCGCCGCGCAGGTTCGGAGGGAAGCGCCTGCCCCGGCCCGCCTTCGCCCGGTTCGGCCTTATATTTAATACATGCCCTTTCATCTATAATTCAGGCTGCTCTGACTCCAGCCCTGTCTCGGCTCCCATTTACGCCTGCAcacctttctccttccctttcccgAAGGGTCAGCCGAGACGTTCGCcaagggagggagagagctactctgctggtttgggttttgtctgCTTAAACATTGAACTGGAAAAGAGTACTCCTCTGTGTGGTTTGATAAATAATAAAAGTGATCGTTTTGCCTTCCCCCATAAATGACACAGGTAAATTTTCCAGCTAGCCACAAAGAAGCATCACATGCCTGGAAGACGCTGTAATAAAATGCCAATGTATTATGATATGAGTGACCTCAAAAGTGTGACAAGAAGATGATTATAGTGCATTATCTATGGTGCATTATATGTAGTGCCTTTTTCAACGTTTTCTGAAGCATGAATGAACCTTTATTTGACTGTGCTTTTATTGCTAGCTTTTCTCAGCTTGAACTTACAAGCTGTATGATAGAACCTATCCAATTTAGTTTGCCCAGGTACATGGCcatgctggctgcagcttctggtTAAGCCTTTCAAGTATATATGcgtagggaaaaaaaaaaaagaacaaagataaCATCAGCATTTGACTTTTTCTGTATGTGGTACTATCTCATTTGCACATTTTCAGTGTATAGCATTGGTGAGCTAAGGATCGGAGTTCCACCttgaaaatttacattttcagatGCAGGCTCTTATACTGCCATATGTGTCTGCACATAGGATGCACTATTCACAAATGGTGGAAGCTGCTTGTACCTCTCAGAGGTCAGTAATTTGCATGGCTTTGAATTGTGTGCTACACAGTGATAAATGTACATATGCTTGCAAGTCATATGGATGCAGACACTATGTGAGCATTGCACATCCTGTAATCCCATGATGCGTAAAGATTAAACACTcagttttgctgtgctttgtaGTTGTGTCCAAAATACTCTTGttacagacagacacagaaaaaaaaaaaccaactgaTCCTGGTTTTGATGACCTCAAGTAATGTTAGAAAACGGAACTGGAACTAATAATAGTTTACCAAAAATTTTCATTATGTAATACAAGAAGGATGGCTAGAGCGCCAGCACTGAAAATCAAGCAAGTGACATGAAGGAGCAACTTTACTGCCAAACCACTTAGAAAAAGAATTCTGTGAATGAATTAAGTATGCAgttcttttgtcttttaaaatacaaagcagGACAGCCATTAATAAAGGAGATAATTAGAACTGCTAGCATTCTGTGTAATGCAGTCTGCTTCTGAAATATGGCATGTTTATGTATGCATTAATAATACACACATTTTTCCTGACACTAGTCATATCACAGCAGTATGGCATCACAGACGTTTTATAGCCTCATTCTAGTAACATCACAGGCATATAACATTCTTATTCTAATCACACACAGTCATTTCAATGTCACATTGTAGTCACATCACATAGCCTGGTAATAATTATTTAACTTTATTGCTAAGCTGAATAGTTTTCTGTTTGCTCAGGGATGACTTAAACCTGTAGTCAGAACCGATTAGCACATGCTCATAAATGAGCTCTTCTCATGTACACAGGGTTAGACTCATGAGAActtaggaagagaaaaaaaaaatcagtgaactAGTGTCTGTTGGACTTAAACCCAGTGCGATCACAAGTCACAATAATAGcacatttttgctgttttcaggaGTAATTTTAGAAAGCCAACAGTGTTTACATGTAGATCTGTCATGTTAATGTTTACGTGCttgctttaaaatgctgtaGTTCTTTAACTAATCATACATTATTAACCTCATGGAAGAGGCACGTCTTCAAACTGTTATATTTgcacacagattttaaaattgagGCGCAGACTACCAAAGGGGTTAGAACTGTCACAGCTGCTTCTAATAATGGTAGAAAAAGAATGGAAAGGGCTGAATTCCTGAGCGGGAGCTGGGATCACCCAGTGCAGCATTaatgccacccctgccatgtgAGGAACTGCTCTGAGACCTGTCCTGTGCTCACTTAAGTAGCCATGTTTATCCTCTGGTAGTTGTTTATTCCATTGTTCTTATATTTGAGAAAACTGCAGTATTCGATATCACATTCCCCTCAAAAGCAGCTGTCTTGCCGTTATTTGTACTGCTTCTTAATAGTTGCCTTTCTTTATCATTATGGCTTAGCCTTTTGTCTATATATAGGAACACTGTATTCATAATCACATCACAACCTAGTAAAATGACTTCTGTATTATAACTTACTAACTATTCATCCACATCATTGCTTGTTATCTTCGCCTCCATATTATTATGTATCAAATTCTTTTCCATATCATATTTGACTCAAATTCTAGCATGCTAGAAACCGACTCCAATTATTCTGTACTAGCTATAGTCAAATTGCACTAAATGGAATTGCTTACATTGTATCACAGTGGCTACAGGCTCACACAATG is from Cinclus cinclus chromosome 2, bCinCin1.1, whole genome shotgun sequence and encodes:
- the PCDH9 gene encoding protocadherin-9 isoform X1, which gives rise to MDLRDFYLLAALIACLRLDSAIAQELIYTIREELPENVPIGNIPKDLNISHINAATGTSASLVYRLVSKAGDAPLVKVSSNTGEIFTTSNRIDREKLCAGASYAEENECFFELEVVILPNDFFRLIKIKIIVKDTNDNAPMFPSPVINISIPENTLINSRFPIPSATDPDTGFNGVQHYELLNGQSVFGLDIVETPEGEKWPQLIVQQNLDREQKDTYVMKIKVEDGGTPQKSSTAILQVTVSDVNDNRPVFKESQVEVHIPENAPVGTSVIQLHATDADIGSNAEIRYIFGAQVAPATKRFFALNNTTGLITVQRSLDREETAIHKVTVLASDGSSTPARATVTINVTDVNDNPPNIDLRYIISPINGTVYLSEKDPINTKIALITVSDKDTDVNGKVICFIEREVPFHLKAVYDNQYLLETSSLLDYEGTKEFSFKIVASDSGKPSLNQTALVRVKLEDENDNPPIFSQPVIELSVSENNRRGLYLTTISATDEDSGKNADIVYQLGPNASFFDLDRKTGVLTASRVFDREEQERFIFTVTARDNGTPPLQSQAAVIVTVLDENDNSPKFTHNHFQFFVSENLPKYSTVGVITVTDADAGENKAVTLSILNDNENFVLDPYSGVIKSNVSFDREQQSSYTFDVKAVDGGQPPRSSTAKVTINVMDVNDNSPVVIYPPSNTSFKLVPLSAIPGSVVAEVFAVDIDTGMNAELKYTIVSGNNKGLFRIDPVTGNITLEEKPTINDVGLHRLVVNISDLGYPKSLHTLVLVFLYVNDTAGNASYIYDLIRRTMETPLDRNIGDSSQPYQNEDYLTIMIAIVAGAMVVIVVIFVTVLVRCRHASRFKAAQRSKQGAEWMSPNQENKQNKKKKRKKRKSPKSSLLNFVTIEESKPDDAVHEPINGTISLPAELEEQSIGRFDWGTAPPSTFKPNSPDLAKHYKSASPQSAFHLKPDTPVSVKKHHVIQELPLDNTFVGGCDTLSKRSSTSSDHFSASECSSQGGFKTKGPLHTRQATYGTKNGNVDNQPYTFLLRGTRVLNVMALNFGDMPKYLWEIWVPDKPWVSQRRVTFHLPDGSQESCSDSGLGDHEPVGGGTLISHPLPLVQPQDEFYDQASPDKRTEADGNSDPNSDGPLGPRGLAEATEMCTQECLVLGHSDNCWMPPSLGPYQQPKSPLSTFAPQKEWVKKDKLVNGHTLTRTWKEDSNRNQFSDRKQYGSSEGHFNTGNHMTDIPLANLKSYKQAPGSVESPKEHQL
- the PCDH9 gene encoding protocadherin-9 isoform X3; translation: MDLRDFYLLAALIACLRLDSAIAQELIYTIREELPENVPIGNIPKDLNISHINAATGTSASLVYRLVSKAGDAPLVKVSSNTGEIFTTSNRIDREKLCAGASYAEENECFFELEVVILPNDFFRLIKIKIIVKDTNDNAPMFPSPVINISIPENTLINSRFPIPSATDPDTGFNGVQHYELLNGQSVFGLDIVETPEGEKWPQLIVQQNLDREQKDTYVMKIKVEDGGTPQKSSTAILQVTVSDVNDNRPVFKESQVEVHIPENAPVGTSVIQLHATDADIGSNAEIRYIFGAQVAPATKRFFALNNTTGLITVQRSLDREETAIHKVTVLASDGSSTPARATVTINVTDVNDNPPNIDLRYIISPINGTVYLSEKDPINTKIALITVSDKDTDVNGKVICFIEREVPFHLKAVYDNQYLLETSSLLDYEGTKEFSFKIVASDSGKPSLNQTALVRVKLEDENDNPPIFSQPVIELSVSENNRRGLYLTTISATDEDSGKNADIVYQLGPNASFFDLDRKTGVLTASRVFDREEQERFIFTVTARDNGTPPLQSQAAVIVTVLDENDNSPKFTHNHFQFFVSENLPKYSTVGVITVTDADAGENKAVTLSILNDNENFVLDPYSGVIKSNVSFDREQQSSYTFDVKAVDGGQPPRSSTAKVTINVMDVNDNSPVVIYPPSNTSFKLVPLSAIPGSVVAEVFAVDIDTGMNAELKYTIVSGNNKGLFRIDPVTGNITLEEKPTINDVGLHRLVVNISDLGYPKSLHTLVLVFLYVNDTAGNASYIYDLIRRTMETPLDRNIGDSSQPYQNEDYLTIMIAIVAGAMVVIVVIFVTVLVRCRHASRFKAAQRSKQGAEWMSPNQENKQNKKKKRKKRKSPKSSLLNFVTIEESKPDDAVHEPINGTISLPAELEEQSIGRFDWGTAPPSTFKPNSPDLAKHYKSASPQSAFHLKPDTPVSVKKHHVIQELPLDNTFVGGCDTLSKRSSTSSDHFSASECSSQGGFKTKGPLHTRQCSFHKKGDLFPVKHYSCQSQTGYHINKGQDSHHDSQRRVTFHLPDGSQESCSDSGLGDHEPVGGGTLISHPLPLVQPQDEFYDQASPDKRTEADGNSDPNSDGPLGPRGLAEATEMCTQECLVLGHSDNCWMPPSLGPYQQPKSPLSTFAPQKEWVKKDKLVNGHTLTRTWKEDSNRNQFSDRKQYGSSEGHFNTGNHMTDIPLANLKSYKQAPGSVESPKEHQL
- the PCDH9 gene encoding protocadherin-9 isoform X2 yields the protein MDLRDFYLLAALIACLRLDSAIAQELIYTIREELPENVPIGNIPKDLNISHINAATGTSASLVYRLVSKAGDAPLVKVSSNTGEIFTTSNRIDREKLCAGASYAEENECFFELEVVILPNDFFRLIKIKIIVKDTNDNAPMFPSPVINISIPENTLINSRFPIPSATDPDTGFNGVQHYELLNGQSVFGLDIVETPEGEKWPQLIVQQNLDREQKDTYVMKIKVEDGGTPQKSSTAILQVTVSDVNDNRPVFKESQVEVHIPENAPVGTSVIQLHATDADIGSNAEIRYIFGAQVAPATKRFFALNNTTGLITVQRSLDREETAIHKVTVLASDGSSTPARATVTINVTDVNDNPPNIDLRYIISPINGTVYLSEKDPINTKIALITVSDKDTDVNGKVICFIEREVPFHLKAVYDNQYLLETSSLLDYEGTKEFSFKIVASDSGKPSLNQTALVRVKLEDENDNPPIFSQPVIELSVSENNRRGLYLTTISATDEDSGKNADIVYQLGPNASFFDLDRKTGVLTASRVFDREEQERFIFTVTARDNGTPPLQSQAAVIVTVLDENDNSPKFTHNHFQFFVSENLPKYSTVGVITVTDADAGENKAVTLSILNDNENFVLDPYSGVIKSNVSFDREQQSSYTFDVKAVDGGQPPRSSTAKVTINVMDVNDNSPVVIYPPSNTSFKLVPLSAIPGSVVAEVFAVDIDTGMNAELKYTIVSGNNKGLFRIDPVTGNITLEEKPTINDVGLHRLVVNISDLGYPKSLHTLVLVFLYVNDTAGNASYIYDLIRRTMETPLDRNIGDSSQPYQNEDYLTIMIAIVAGAMVVIVVIFVTVLVRCRHASRFKAAQRSKQGAEWMSPNQENKQNKKKKRKKRKSPKSSLLNFVTIEESKPDDAVHEPINGTISLPAELEEQSIGRFDWGTAPPSTFKPNSPDLAKHYKSASPQSAFHLKPDTPVSVKKHHVIQELPLDNTFVGGCDTLSKRSSTSSDHFSASECSSQGGFKTKGPLHTRQCLSCSKPDNIPLTPIPCPSSGGFHINKGQDSHHDSQRRVTFHLPDGSQESCSDSGLGDHEPVGGGTLISHPLPLVQPQDEFYDQASPDKRTEADGNSDPNSDGPLGPRGLAEATEMCTQECLVLGHSDNCWMPPSLGPYQQPKSPLSTFAPQKEWVKKDKLVNGHTLTRTWKEDSNRNQFSDRKQYGSSEGHFNTGNHMTDIPLANLKSYKQAPGSVESPKEHQL
- the PCDH9 gene encoding protocadherin-9 isoform X6 — translated: MDLRDFYLLAALIACLRLDSAIAQELIYTIREELPENVPIGNIPKDLNISHINAATGTSASLVYRLVSKAGDAPLVKVSSNTGEIFTTSNRIDREKLCAGASYAEENECFFELEVVILPNDFFRLIKIKIIVKDTNDNAPMFPSPVINISIPENTLINSRFPIPSATDPDTGFNGVQHYELLNGQSVFGLDIVETPEGEKWPQLIVQQNLDREQKDTYVMKIKVEDGGTPQKSSTAILQVTVSDVNDNRPVFKESQVEVHIPENAPVGTSVIQLHATDADIGSNAEIRYIFGAQVAPATKRFFALNNTTGLITVQRSLDREETAIHKVTVLASDGSSTPARATVTINVTDVNDNPPNIDLRYIISPINGTVYLSEKDPINTKIALITVSDKDTDVNGKVICFIEREVPFHLKAVYDNQYLLETSSLLDYEGTKEFSFKIVASDSGKPSLNQTALVRVKLEDENDNPPIFSQPVIELSVSENNRRGLYLTTISATDEDSGKNADIVYQLGPNASFFDLDRKTGVLTASRVFDREEQERFIFTVTARDNGTPPLQSQAAVIVTVLDENDNSPKFTHNHFQFFVSENLPKYSTVGVITVTDADAGENKAVTLSILNDNENFVLDPYSGVIKSNVSFDREQQSSYTFDVKAVDGGQPPRSSTAKVTINVMDVNDNSPVVIYPPSNTSFKLVPLSAIPGSVVAEVFAVDIDTGMNAELKYTIVSGNNKGLFRIDPVTGNITLEEKPTINDVGLHRLVVNISDLGYPKSLHTLVLVFLYVNDTAGNASYIYDLIRRTMETPLDRNIGDSSQPYQNEDYLTIMIAIVAGAMVVIVVIFVTVLVRCRHASRFKAAQRSKQGAEWMSPNQENKQNKKKKRKKRKSPKSSLLNFVTIEESKPDDAVHEPINGTISLPAELEEQSIGRFDWGTAPPSTFKPNSPDLAKHYKSASPQSAFHLKPDTPVSVKKHHVIQELPLDNTFVGGCDTLSKRSSTSSDHFSASECSSQGGFKTKGPLHTRQPQDEFYDQASPDKRTEADGNSDPNSDGPLGPRGLAEATEMCTQECLVLGHSDNCWMPPSLGPYQQPKSPLSTFAPQKEWVKKDKLVNGHTLTRTWKEDSNRNQFSDRKQYGSSEGHFNTGNHMTDIPLANLKSYKQAPGSVESPKEHQL
- the PCDH9 gene encoding protocadherin-9 isoform X5, giving the protein MDLRDFYLLAALIACLRLDSAIAQELIYTIREELPENVPIGNIPKDLNISHINAATGTSASLVYRLVSKAGDAPLVKVSSNTGEIFTTSNRIDREKLCAGASYAEENECFFELEVVILPNDFFRLIKIKIIVKDTNDNAPMFPSPVINISIPENTLINSRFPIPSATDPDTGFNGVQHYELLNGQSVFGLDIVETPEGEKWPQLIVQQNLDREQKDTYVMKIKVEDGGTPQKSSTAILQVTVSDVNDNRPVFKESQVEVHIPENAPVGTSVIQLHATDADIGSNAEIRYIFGAQVAPATKRFFALNNTTGLITVQRSLDREETAIHKVTVLASDGSSTPARATVTINVTDVNDNPPNIDLRYIISPINGTVYLSEKDPINTKIALITVSDKDTDVNGKVICFIEREVPFHLKAVYDNQYLLETSSLLDYEGTKEFSFKIVASDSGKPSLNQTALVRVKLEDENDNPPIFSQPVIELSVSENNRRGLYLTTISATDEDSGKNADIVYQLGPNASFFDLDRKTGVLTASRVFDREEQERFIFTVTARDNGTPPLQSQAAVIVTVLDENDNSPKFTHNHFQFFVSENLPKYSTVGVITVTDADAGENKAVTLSILNDNENFVLDPYSGVIKSNVSFDREQQSSYTFDVKAVDGGQPPRSSTAKVTINVMDVNDNSPVVIYPPSNTSFKLVPLSAIPGSVVAEVFAVDIDTGMNAELKYTIVSGNNKGLFRIDPVTGNITLEEKPTINDVGLHRLVVNISDLGYPKSLHTLVLVFLYVNDTAGNASYIYDLIRRTMETPLDRNIGDSSQPYQNEDYLTIMIAIVAGAMVVIVVIFVTVLVRCRHASRFKAAQRSKQGAEWMSPNQENKQNKKKKRKKRKSPKSSLLNFVTIEESKPDDAVHEPINGTISLPAELEEQSIGRFDWGTAPPSTFKPNSPDLAKHYKSASPQSAFHLKPDTPVSVKKHHVIQELPLDNTFVGGCDTLSKRSSTSSDHFSASECSSQGGFKTKGPLHTRQSQRRVTFHLPDGSQESCSDSGLGDHEPVGGGTLISHPLPLVQPQDEFYDQASPDKRTEADGNSDPNSDGPLGPRGLAEATEMCTQECLVLGHSDNCWMPPSLGPYQQPKSPLSTFAPQKEWVKKDKLVNGHTLTRTWKEDSNRNQFSDRKQYGSSEGHFNTGNHMTDIPLANLKSYKQAPGSVESPKEHQL